From Polyangium spumosum, a single genomic window includes:
- a CDS encoding C2 domain-containing protein, with the protein MRRIGFASLVLLFAAACAEPMGEPGTPSTWKEPPWLVLRVDAVEVTPLRPGTQVPWDDIEPQPTDGAACGMLGRVMATTDPITGKGAESLCAVDPRPRPQNADPRLPDLVVLLGVGSAAHYQTPTAHDAMQATFNGEFVIPTNSIPPEGITLAVVDRDGDGAEVIGGVKLGRQELLAAQATQPVFSRRGGGVTRMDFAVMPYTEAMETVEVPVTAAMGGALVPMRPIRAGEVVEISARGQYRIGTGRGAWIDPRGYFEKEAHDPNFDNEPFRSAPHGAGIAAVGGGDARMGAIVAPCARLVARTPGLVWVGLNDAEPRNNEGSATFTVKVAGPLAAEWAEGKTTTPCGSFP; encoded by the coding sequence ATGCGCCGGATCGGATTCGCCTCGCTCGTGCTCCTTTTCGCCGCGGCCTGCGCCGAGCCGATGGGAGAGCCCGGGACCCCGAGCACGTGGAAGGAGCCGCCATGGCTCGTCCTTCGTGTCGACGCCGTGGAGGTCACGCCGCTCCGCCCGGGCACGCAGGTGCCGTGGGACGACATCGAGCCGCAGCCGACCGACGGCGCGGCGTGCGGCATGCTCGGCCGCGTGATGGCCACGACCGATCCGATCACGGGCAAAGGCGCCGAGTCCCTCTGCGCCGTCGATCCCCGTCCGAGGCCCCAAAACGCCGATCCGCGCCTGCCCGATCTCGTGGTCCTGCTCGGCGTGGGCAGCGCCGCCCATTACCAGACGCCGACCGCGCACGACGCCATGCAGGCCACGTTCAACGGTGAATTCGTGATCCCGACGAATTCGATCCCGCCGGAGGGGATCACGCTGGCCGTGGTGGATCGGGACGGGGACGGGGCGGAGGTCATCGGCGGGGTGAAGCTCGGGAGGCAGGAGCTGCTCGCAGCACAAGCGACGCAGCCCGTGTTCTCGAGGCGCGGCGGAGGCGTGACACGAATGGATTTCGCCGTGATGCCCTACACCGAGGCGATGGAGACGGTCGAGGTGCCGGTGACCGCCGCGATGGGCGGCGCGCTCGTGCCGATGAGGCCGATCCGCGCCGGGGAGGTGGTCGAGATCTCGGCGCGCGGGCAATACCGGATCGGGACGGGGCGCGGCGCGTGGATCGATCCACGCGGGTATTTCGAGAAGGAGGCGCACGATCCGAACTTCGACAACGAGCCGTTCCGATCGGCGCCCCACGGAGCGGGCATCGCCGCGGTCGGCGGCGGGGACGCGCGGATGGGGGCGATCGTCGCGCCCTGCGCGCGGCTCGTGGCCCGCACGCCGGGGCTCGTGTGGGTGGGGCTGAACGACGCGGAGCCACGCAACAACGAGGGGAGCGCGACGTTCACCGTGAAGGTGGCCGGGCCACTCGCC